The DNA region GATCCTGCACGATAACGCTCCCCGCGATCGCGCTGGGGTAAACCCTCTAGTCCCAAAACACCGAGTGTGTGCTGCATGGGGCGTATCTGAGGAAGAACAGGCAAAGGTTTTGTGTGCGCAGTCATGCGTGTGTTCCTGTAGTGCCCCTTCAAACTTGAAAGCAGGTGTTTGATGTCTTCTCTACAAAGCCTGGAGACACCGAGAGGGATTCGCTCGTGCTGCTCGCAGGTGAACGGGGCGGCTCTGCAGAAACAGCCGCAGCTCGGCTTAGCCGTGCTGGGGCTCTGCGCCCCTTCTCCTCGCTCAGGGCGAGCCCCCAGGCAGGGACCGAGGATTGTCTAGCTCTGGAAACAAAACTGCAGCGGGGGAGCTGGTGGGTGAGtcgggagggctgggggcagtGGAAGAGctgtgcccagagctgctggctccccgGGACTGCTTCGAACTTGTCCCTTGCTTATCCCCAGCAGCAAGGGAGCCAGTTTCcctccagggaggaggaggaggtgtcgGTGAGGGTGGCAGACCTCCCTGGGAGGATTTGTTGCAATCAGCACAGCCGTGCCAAGGAGCGAGCTGCGAACCAGGCTCTGGGCTTCGTGCTGCAGCCTTTGAATGCAGCAAAAGCTGCAAGAAGCAGCCTCTGCCATCGCGTCTCCTCTCCCCAGGCTCCACACCTCGCTGCAGCCCCGGCACCCATCGAGCCACGGGGAGCGATGGGAGCCCAGTGGCCACGGCTCGTGTGCCAGCCCGGCTCGCGCGGGCGCAGGAACCGGCTGTGGGTTGCGCTGGGCTCGGTTCTGCTTCCTGCCGGGGCCGCGGCTCGAGGGCTCGTCAAGGAGCGGCTCACAGCGCTTGCTGAGCATCGCCTCTTCCCCACAGCCGTGACGTCTCTTTCTGGGGCCGCAACAATGGCTCTGGAAATAGAAACCAGGGAatggcttttccttccctcttaaATCAGTTGTTCCTCAGCACTAAACATCCCATTGCTTCCCTGCCAGGGAAATAGATTTTTCTCCCATTCAATTTATACGCCTCTGCATGATTTCACCTGGTATAATGGGAGAAGCCCTTGGCTGCGGCTCCCGGGTGCTGTCTGCCCCGGGCTGTGCTCTGTGGATCACTGCCGCAGCTCCCGCCACCCCCAAAGCTCCCTTCGGGGCACGGTGCGTCCCCCCGAATGCTGCCTATTCCTACCCATCACCGGCGTTAGGGGAGGGAAGGCTGATTCCGGATCAGGAGTATTTCTGACCAGCCACTTGGTGATTTTCTCTCCCCAGCGTAAAATAAAGAGATTGATGGAATTTGGCAGATACTTTACAGATATATTTAGTGCTCTGTAAACTGCTGACTTGCCTCCCAAACCGCAGATGCTGGCTGATAACGCTGGGTGTGCTCAGGAAGAGCAGGTTTGAGGCTTAGCCCATCTGCCATCTCGCCGAGAAATACAAGCCCAGCTCTTTGTCGGACCCTTGTGGTCCCCGCTGCTCGCGCCGGGCGCTAAGGGGACGTGGTGGCCCTGTTGGGTCCCCTCTCCGGAGGGGGCTGAGGTGTGCACAGCTCCGTGGAGGATGAGCCTGGCTTGCTGCAGGTGACAAACTCCGTTCGGGGATGTCGGGATGGCTCGGTCCTTGTAGGCGAAGTTTTGGGAGGGAGACGGTGCCACGGGGCAGAGGGCAGTCACCGGGGACCCCCGTGACCAAGCCGGACGCGGGGAAACAGCTCCGTCCTCCTTTCGCGACAGCTGAGCTGCTCCTCAGCGTGGGTTAGCTCTTGCAAGCGTAATTTGGGTTATTTGCAGCCTCTGGCCCTTTTCTAGAGGGAGGGATGCTTGTGGAGCCGGGAGAGAATGGGGGCTTCCGGGGGGGATCCGTCCAattcccagggctgctcctggcctCCTTCCTGCCCTCCTTTAATCTCCTGCTCGAGCTTCAGCCGTCGGGCTGAGCCACTTTCCTGCAGGGCATTATTTGCCTTCTCTGGTGGCCCCACGTGCACGGGGAGGGCTCGTTAGTGCCGGGGAGCAGTGGGGACGTGCCGGATCGAGGGCTCCCAGCAAGCGCCCCGGCTCTCCGGAGCAGCAAAGCCCAGGCAGGAGGTCCCCGCTGCCTTATCCCTGAGCTACCCTCCACTCGCGGGACTGCCCCTAAACGCGACGGGCATCCTCCTGCGCGGCGcatcccagcagcatcccagcatccGCTGGGACCGCTCCAGTGCTGGCTGGATGAAGCCAGAGGATGCAGTGGGGCAGCCGGGAGGGTGTCCAGCAGCCGGGTGCGAGGCAGAGGTGGGCAGAGCAGGCTGGTTAAATCATCGTGGGGCTGCTCAGTGCTGAAGTACCGAAGGGTAACGCCAGCGAAGCCCCGTAGAGGGTAGAAGCGGGGCTGACGGTGGGGATTTCGGCCCGGGCGGGGGGTACTTCAGCAGCCCTGACGCCGGCAGCGGAGATGGGGCCCCGCACCGAGGCCCCGGGAGTGCGCaggtggggtgcagcaggaccatcCCTCGTCTGCTGGGGTCTTCTCCCATCTGGGATCAGAGCTGGCCCAGAGGAGAGCAGCACAATCATCCCAGCTCAGCCCGGCCTGGTGCCGGGATGCCCCCAAACCCGCTGCTCAGTCAGGGCCACGGCGAATCCCCAGGGCTGCCTAAATCCCGTCTGCTCCTGAAAGACCCGGCTTCCCCCAGCTCTCGCCGCCGGGTTGAGCGGAGGCGCCCGCGCCTGGGAGCCCTTAGCGCAGGGAGGGCTCGCGGCCGTGCCTGCTGGGTAgatcctctcccctcctgccgtCCCCGTTACCGGCCGGGAGCTCGCAGCGAGCCGGGATGCGGCAGTGGGGAGTCGGAGCCCGGGGCGAGCGCTGGGGACGGGAGCTGGGATGCGACGTGCATCGGTACTGGGAGGGCTCCTTGCTCCCAGCGCCGCGCCTTGGGGGAGCTCTCGGAGAGCGAGGGTGAGGTTTGGCTGCAagccccttccttccctgccagctccccGGGCCGGTCGGGTGCAGCCCGGGGGTCGTTACTGGTGGGGTTGAGGGCTGTCGGGGTGGAGGGGGGTTCGGGGGAGCTGCAGGTGGTTTGCTGGGAGGATGTTTGCCCGGCAGCGAGTCCCTCGCTTCGTGCCGTGTCCGTGCTGGGATCGGGAGCGGTGCCGGCcgtccccgggctctggcttgggcTGGGTTCAGGCGGACCCCACGGGGCGCCCCCGGTCCCTTCTGCGCTCCCAGGGCTGCGGAGCAGCTCGGCAGGAGCGTCGAACCCAGCTCTTCCCGAGTGACATCGCGCttttaatgtcctttttcttctctttcagaataTCTTTCAGATGGTCAGGTCACAGCAGAGGGACGCGGCCACTTAGCCCCTCGTCACGGAAGAACAtaacccccccttcccccaattAACACTTAAAATTCTGTTATTGTATTAAAGCCCTTAAactaaatattattaataataataccaTTTGTGAACTTCATGTTTATGGAATTAAGCAACTAGGATAAAAGGCAGGCTCGGCCgaggaaagaggggaaagcaGTGTTGGATGGCAGAGGAGCTGCCCCAGGGTGTTCTGTCTCTTCCTTCGCTTGGGTCCTGTTCCAGAAGGTGgactgtgcttttattttttacaacTGGAACGAGAAACGTCATCCATTTGCACTGTTcagacatatatatgtatgtatgtaaaaaaaaaccaaacccaccaacCGACCGCTCCTAAAAAGCTATATATACAAAGGCCGTGcacgtatatacatatatatatttcttttaaaatttcatatcGGTGGCAGTACCTTTTTTAAGCTTGCGTTTTTACACGCATCTCTCTTCCCAACCCAtcgtgtttttttaaaaactaactttagagaaaaaaaaaagagaaaaaaaggaggaaaaaaaaaaaaagaagcaacgtTACAGGGAAATACCTCTCCTGGCACAAGGACCTCTACACGTTTACAAGCTCttgactttattattttttcctgtctttcggTTCGGTTCTGGGTATTTTCACGCGGACTTTGAGCGACCGTGGGGGACGTCCGGCTCCGGGAGCGAGGGGAGCCCAGCGGCGCGGCCGGGATGGGATCCTGCGGGTTCCAGGATCAGTTCCCTCGCTCCGGCACCCCGCGGCAGGGTGGCCGCCCGCTCCCCTCGCCGCCCCCGTGGGTGGTGGGCCGAGACCCTCGGGCTTTTCGGAGGAGACGGGAGAGCGCTTCCGAAAACCGGCCGTCTTCAGCCACGGCGGCGAGTGATGTGCCCGCGGCGCGGGTGGCCGAGCAGTGCCCAGGAGGAGAAATAAGGTAGAAAAGCTGCTTTCCCTGCTTTTGAGCTGGTTTTGGGCTGGTTTCTGTCCAGCTCCCCCAGGGAGccgtgggtttggggggggttggtggTATTTGGGAGATGCTGGTCCTGCTGCTTCCCCCCACGAGGAGCAAAACACAAACGTGGGGCGTGGGCGAGCACCTCGGCCACGCTGAGGGCCCCCCGGGCGCCGTGGGTGTGGGAGGGCGGCGACGCCAAGTGGGAAATGCCTGCGTTggctttgttttcccctttctgccCGGGTTTTGGGAAGGGGTTTAGCTGCCCCGCGCCGGGGTGGGAGAGGTCGGGAGAAGCCACGCGACGAGGAGGGGTCCGGGATGCCGTCGGCGGAGGGGCTCGGTGGGTCCCCGGCGGGAcccggctccgctccctcccAGGGCCGATTAAgggaaaaatggatttaaaagccCCGCCGGGGAGACGCCgtcccacccctgcccctccgCCGTGCCCCCCGCATTCCCAGCCTCCACGGGCTTTGGGGTCGAATTCCCGGTCGGTGCCAGGATCCCCCTGGCTCCTCGGCTCTCGGGCGGCTTTTGCAGCCGGGGCCGCCGGGAGAGAGCAAAGGCGAAGGCCGCGAGCCGGGAATTAATTAGCCCAGCGCCGGAGTAATTGGATTTGCGCTCGGCCGTGCCTCtcgccctccccggggccggtGTCCTCGGGAGCCCTGTGCCGCTGGAGGCCCCGGGGGGTTGGGAGAGGTGCGGGGACCCCCCGTCCTCGCCAGCCCCCGGCAAAGCCCCTGCGCCGGGGCTCATCAGTGGCACGAAAGGGGCAGGTCTCAGCAATAATCCCGCCCGTGACCCTCTTCGCGTTGGAGCCGGTGAaacgtccccccccccgccccgatttCGCTGCCATCCGCATCCTCTTTAATTTATTTGAGAGAACTCTAATTGTCTTTCACTGCAGTgtcttgtattttttatttgtgagtcagaaatgtgaagaaaacgacaaaaaaacccgcaaaaagaaaaaggaaaaaaaaaagccccccccttccctcccccagctgctcccGGTGTCTCATTCCTCGGTCTCTAACCATGCCGGTTGTTTGGTAAAGTCACTTAGTGTAATTAATTGTaacatattcttttaaataaattgatttaTTGATGAAACTACTGGGAACCGTGGCCGTGCTCTTTCCCCGCGGGCGCTGGGGCTGAtcctgccccgctccctcccgccccccggtACTGCTGCGGGGGGGGTGGGATGCTTTAGAGTCTCCgttaagctttattttttttttaacttattttatttagacagaaaaaaaaaagagagaaaaaaaaaagagaaaaaaattaaattatccaAAGTAACTGCAATAAATAGCAAATAAGTTAAGCGGCGGCGTCTCAACCGCAGACGTCAACTCCCGGGGGTCTGCGTCCCCCCCCCGCGCtaacggccccgcgccccccaccccgTCCCACCCCCTAAATCAACTCAGCAGGTACCAAACCCCCCaaaagggggggaaagagagagagacccggcccccgcgccccccaacCACCTTATTTACAGCGGGGAGCGGCGGGTGTAaacgtggggctgggggtgccggggggcacCGTCCCCgtgggggcggctgcggggctggaCGGGGCCGGGCACGGCACCCTTTTGGCTGGTGGGTGCCCGGCGCACCCCGGTTTTGGCCGCTGCGGGTCCAGGCAGAGCCGGAGGCGGCGCGTCCGCCCGGCGCGTCCCCGAGTCCGTCCGGCTGCCAGCGGCGCGTCCCCGCGCCGGCTGCTCGGGGTCCCTGCGGTCCCGCTGCGCCGGTGCCGGCCGTGCCCCTCTCCCGGATTTGGCTGGTTTGTGCCCGGCACGTCCCGGCTTCGGCCGCCCCGTGTCCGTCCGGCCCCCGGCGCGTCGGCGGCTCAGCCGCGCCGGCCTCGTGCAGCACCGGGCGCGTCACCGCGTCGGAGCACCCCGGTGTCGGAGCACCCCGGTGTCGGAGCACCCCTTTCGGCTGCTCCGCGTCCGCACAGCGTCCGGCGCGCCCCGGCCGTGGCCGTGCcgtgggggtgcagccccccgccccggtgcgggtGCAGCCGCCGGCGCCCGTGGGCgagggggggaaactgaggcaggttggggtggggggcgaAGCGGGGTGGCAGTGTGTGTCGGGGAGGGGGTCCCGCTGCGCCCTGGCACGGCCACCCAGGGGACCTGGGAGGGGTGGCGGTGCCGGGGCCGGTACCCCCAACCACGGGCGTGTCCCCCCCTCGgcgggacccccctccccggcttGGAGCTGGTTTTGGTCCTGTTTGGTGAGAAAAAAGCTCCAAGCAGGgtccccccgggggggggggcagggccctGCGGGGAGTGGGGGGTCTTGTgggggtgggtgcccccccaggGCAGATTGGACCCggatgctggggggtgctggcacccagggcccacccagccctgcctggacTGGGATGGACGAGGGGGTCCGGATCGGTCCTGGAGGGGGGGTCCATCCTTCCTGAGCATGTGGGggtctgtgtcccccccccagcaggacCGAGCCCCCTGCGGGCaccgctggggggggggctgctctgcaataggggggcacccaggggtgctgctcCAGAGCCTCCGGACCTGGGTCggggggagagatgggggggcactaagcagagctgggggggcaggTGGGGCTCCCGGCCGAGGgtgcccgggggggccccgggggggtcccgggggactCACCGGGCTCAGTACGGCCGGTTGGCGTCTTTGGGCCTCTTGAGCTGCACCTTGAGGCGCTTCATCCCGATCTGGAAGCCGTTCATGGCCTGGATGGCCGCCTGGGCGCTGGCCGGGTTGTCAAAGCTCACGAagcctgcggggacacggggacagcggggacatcGGGGACCGTGGGGACGGGGGTGGCCACaaccctcccctgcccctgccccgccgccctggGGGGCTCTGCCATGGGGCAAGGTGGCCCCGTGGACCTGGtgtggtgtccccatgccctggcGATGGTGGCCCTGACCATGGTGGCCCTGGCCGTGACATCCCCGTGCCCTGGCCATGGTGTCCCTGGCCGTGACGTCCCCATGCCCtggccatggtgtccccagcTGTGGTGGCCCCCTGGCCATGGTGTCTCTGGCCAGGGTGTCCCTGGCCGTGACGTCCCCGAGCCCTGGCCATGGTGTCCCTGATCAGGGTGTCCCTTGCCAGGGTGTCCCTAAGCCCTGGCCACGTGTCCCTGTGCCCAAGCCATGGTGGCCCGAGCTGTGGTGGCCCTGGCCATGGTGGCCCTGGCCAGGATGTCCCCATGCCCTGGCCACTGTGTCCCTGGTTATGGTGTCCCTGGCCATGATGTCCCCATCCTCTGGCCATGGTGTTCCTGGCTGTGACGTCCCCATGCCCTGGCCACGGTGTCCCCGTGCCCCAgccgtggtgtccccatcccggtgTCCCCAGGCGGCGGTGGCCCTACCGAAGCACTTGCTCTGGTTGGTGGCGCGGTCCACGAAGACCTTGGCGGAGATGACGTTGCCGAAGGGCAGGAACATCTGCAGGATCTCGGTGTCGGCGAACTCCTGGGGCAGGTGGTAGATGAAGATGTTACAGCCCTCGGGGCCTGCGGAGGGAGCGGCGTCACAGCGGGCACGGGGGGCAccggccccgcacccccaaacccggCCCCATGCGCCTgtgggcaccccaaaacccggCCCCATGCACCCACGGGGACCCTGACCCTCCacgggcaccccaaaaccctgccctgcaccccccgccccaTGGGCACCCTCAGTGCCAAACTCCCCTCCCCGgtggggcacccccaaacccggctgggggggggaccccaacaGCCCCCCTGGGGCACCTCCAGCCCCCCGATGCTCTGGGGCACCCCAAGCCCAGCACCCtgggagggtccctggggggggtcccggggaagaggggggtcccgggggtgcgCTCACCttcacgctgctgctgctgcggggggggcgggggggcgagcaGGGGCCCCGGGGGGGCGAAGGCCGGGCTCACCAGCCCGTAGGCTGCCGGGTAGGCGGCTGCGGGGGCGAGACGGGGTCAGCctggcacccccccccccggcaccccccagcccagcccttcccagtgccccccaaagCCATGCAATGCCCCCCAGTATCTTCAAACggcccccagtgccctcccagcaCTTCATGGTGCCCCCAAAGCCATGTGgtgccccccaatgcccccccagtGTACACCCAGTACCCACCCCAGCCTTCCAGTGTCCCCCTGAGCCCTGAGTGCCCCCAATGCCATGCAATGGTCCCCCACTGctatcccagtgccccccagtactAATCAATGCCCCTCCAGTGACCCCCAGTCCCTTGCAGatgcccccaatgccccccccagttcctcccaggtgcccccagtaccctcccagtACCCACCAGTGCCATTCAAAGCTGCCCCAGTGCCTCTCAGTACCTACCAGTGCCATGCAAtgccccccccagggccctcccagtgcccccagtgccatgcgatgccctcccagtgcctcccagctgccctcccagtccccaccAGTGCCACGCAATGCCCCCCCAgcttcccccagtgcccccagttccccgGGGCCAGACCTGTGTAGTGCTGCATGCCGGCGTAGGCTTGCTgcagggggtccccgggggcggcggggctctgggctgggggcagagggggccgttagggggggcggggggtggcgggggcgcgggggggcgcggggggcaccTGGGAAGGGGGGGACCCCGCCGGCGTAGAcggcctcgggggcggggggtcccgcgGGCTGCGCCGGCACCGGGCTGTAGCCGTTGACGCTCAGCGGGGCCGCGATGGCGGGCACCGGCGTGGCGGCCATGGCCGGCGGCGTGCCGGTTCCTGCGGGGACAGCCGCGTCACCCCCGCGGTGGCACCTCCTCACCCTCCGTCCCCacgtgccccccctccccaggtggcCCCATCCCTCAGCGTCCCCGTCCTTAGGGTCCCTAATCCAGGCGTCTCCAGCCTGTGGTGCCACCTCCACGTCTTCATCCACGGTGCCAccctccccgtgtccctgtcccatccctgggTGTCCCCATTCCCTGGGGCCCCCCATCTCCCCGtgttcccatgtccccatccctcgtccccccacctccccctgctgcgcctgtgtcccccccgtgtccccacatctCTGTTCCCATTGCCCCCATcctgatgtccccatccccaatGCCACTCTCATGTCCCCATCCTCGGGTGCCCCATCTCCCAGCAccgccatgtccccatccctggacatccctggtgtcccccatatcccgtgtccccatccctggtgtCCTCCATTCCCAggtgcccccgtgtccccatccccggcgTCCCCGTCCCCCATGCCAGGTGCCACCTACCtgaggaggggggcaggggggtggcgaTGAGCCCGTTGGGGTTGACCGTGCCCATGTGCTGCATCTGGACGGCCATGGTGGCCATGGGGCTGAGGTAGGCCGAGTGGGCGGCCACCAGGGCCGCCTGCTGCTGCATCAGCTGCGGGGACAGCGCCTGGCACCGGGCACCGGCCACTGGCCACCAGGGTCCCCTCCCGGAGCAGTGAGCCCCAGCCCGCCGAGGCAGAACCTCAGGGGTCCAGTGCCCCGTTGGCAACCAACGCCCACCACCCCACCCTGGTAAGGGGGCCTGTCATCTCCTCGTGGCCCCAGTGCCACCATCCTGGGCCATGGAGCTCCACCATCTGCCCGTGACCGTCACCCCAACACTCCTCACCCCGTGCCCCCATGCAGGACCATGGAGATCTGTCATCTCCCAGCGTctgtcaccccgtgtccccaccccaaCATCCACCACCCAGTGCCCCTACCCTGGACCACGGGGGTCCACCACGCTCCCACTACCTGTCACCCCAGGGCCCCCATTCTGGACCACGGGGTCCATCATCTCCCAGTGTCCATCACCCCAACACCCATCACCCAGCGTCCACATCCACGATCAAGGGGGTTCATCATCTCCCAGTGTCCATCACCAGACACCCATCACCCCAACAATCTCATGCTGGACCGTGGGGGGTCCAACCCCCCCCATGCCCATCCTGTGCCCCTCGGTGCCCCGCGCCCACCCTACCGCCTGCGTGTAGGCGCTGTAGGCGCCGAACTGGAGGGCGATGGGGCTGAACATGCCCAGCTGGCTGGCGACCTGCTGCATCCGCCGCAGGCCCCGCTCCTTCTCCGTGTCCGCAAACTTCACCACCAGGCTGGAGGAAGCGCCCTGCGAGGGGACACGGCCCCACGCCGTCAGCTGGCGGGCGGCCCCCCGCGCTGGGCTGCTGGGAGCCCCGGGGTGCAAcagggtgggggtggtggtggggatggtGACGGGGATGatggtggggatggtggtggggacGATGGCGGGGATGGTGACAGGGATGATGGGGATGATGGTGGGGTGATAATGGGGATAATGGGGACGATGATAGGGATGATGGTAGGGATGATGAAGGGGATGATGGTGGGGATGGTTGTGGGGACGATGGCGGGGATGGTGACAGGGATGATGGGGATGATGGTGGGGTGATAATGGGGATAATGGGGACGATGATAGGGATGATGGTGGGGATGATGGTGGGGACGATGGCGGGGATGGTGGTAGGGatgatggggatggtggtggggtgATAATGGGGATAATGGGGACGATGATAGGGATGATGGTGGGGATGATGAAGGGGATGATGGTGGGGACGATGGCGGGGATGGTGACAGGGATGATGGGGATGATGGTGGGGTCATAGTGGGGATAATGGGATGATGATGAGGATGATAACGGGGATGATGATAGGGATGATAGTGGGGACGAGGAAGGGGATGATGATAGGGATGATGACGGTGACGTGAGGGTGATGCTGGAGATGATGGTGGTGAGGACAGTGGCGGGGCGGTGTGCCCAGCGGTGCCCGTCTCaccggcagggtgcggctcccgTGGAGGGCGGCGATGGCGGCCTGGGCCTCGGCGTGGCTCTGGAACTTGACGAAGGcgcagcctggggacagcaggtcaGCGCCAGCGCGGGGACCGGGGGGCACCCACCTCCCCCCAAGGGCAAGCCCCCCTCCATGGGGCCCAGGGCCCCTGGCCAGGGAACGGGGACAAGGGCCACCATGCGGGGTGCCCTGAGCCCCCTCCATGCCCTGTggaccccccacacacacccccaccccatggcccccctTGAACCCTCTCCAGCCCCCGCCATGGACCCTCTtaaccccatccctgccccatgccccccccaattcccatccctgccccacggattcccctcctccccaccctatGGAGCCCTCAGGGCCCCCtgaggcccccccagccctggggtgccccccccgtcccccaccTTTGCTGGTGCCGTCGGGCCCG from Calonectris borealis chromosome 29, bCalBor7.hap1.2, whole genome shotgun sequence includes:
- the LOC142094242 gene encoding CUGBP Elav-like family member 3 codes for the protein MKEPDAIKLFVGQIPRHLEEKDLKPIFEQFGKIYELTVIKDKYTGMHKGCAFLTYCARESALKAQSALHEQKTLPGMNRPIQVKPADSESRGEDRKLFVGMLSKQQADEDVRKMFEPFGTIDECTVLRGPDGTSKGCAFVKFQSHAEAQAAIAALHGSRTLPGASSSLVVKFADTEKERGLRRMQQVASQLGMFSPIALQFGAYSAYTQALSPQLMQQQAALVAAHSAYLSPMATMAVQMQHMGTVNPNGLIATPLPPSSGTGTPPAMAATPVPAIAAPLSVNGYSPVPAQPAGPPAPEAVYAGGVPPFPAQSPAAPGDPLQQAYAGMQHYTAAYPAAYGLVSPAFAPPGPLLAPPPPPQQQQREGPEGCNIFIYHLPQEFADTEILQMFLPFGNVISAKVFVDRATNQSKCFGFVSFDNPASAQAAIQAMNGFQIGMKRLKVQLKRPKDANRPY